The segment GAGCGGGTGGAGGGGGAAGTGGAATTCAAGGGCCCCTCCGCCTGCCAGGGCTATTACCGCAATCCCGCCGCCACGGCCCGCCTGCGCCATGGGGAATGGCTGCGTTCCGGCGACCGGGCTTACCGGGCCGGGGGGGAGGTGGTCATCACCGGCCGGGTCAAAGATTTGATCATCCGCGGCGGTCACAATATCTACCCGCAGGAGCTGGAAGAGGCCGTCAGCACACTGCCGGAGGTGCGTGCCGGTGGTGTCGCCGCCTTCGGCAGCCGGGACCCGGCCCGCGGTACTGAACGGCTGGTGCTGGTGGTGGAAACGCGGCGGCGGGACCCGGCGCGGCGGGAGGTCCTGCGCCGCCAGGTGGCCGACGCCGTGGCCCGCCTGGCAGGCAGCCCGCCTGAGATCATCGTGCTGGCGCCGCCGGGGAGTGTGCTCAAGACCTCCAGCGGCAAGGTGCGGCGGGACGCCACCCGCCAGCGCTTTGAACAGGGCGGCCTCACCTCCCGTGTCCTGCCGCCGTGGCACCAGGCCCTGCGCTTGGCCGGTGCCGGCCTGGGGCCCTGGGTCCGGCGCTTGGGCGCCGCTGCGGGAGAGTGGGCCTACGGGACATATGCCTGGCTGGTGTTTCTGCCCCTGGCGCTGGTGGCATTCACGGCCGCCTGGAGCCTGCCGCGCCTGCATTGGCGGCAGAAGGTGGCGGCGCTTTGTGCCACGGTGTTGGCGCGCCTCATCGGCCTGCCCATTGCGGCTGAGGGGCGCGCGCGCCTGGACGGGCGCGGTCCCGCCATCGTGGTGGTCAACCATGCCAGCTACGTTGACGCCCTGGTGCTGCTTACGGTGCTGCCCGAGGGTATGCGTTACGTGGCCAAAACGGAGTTGCAGCAGGTGCCGCTGGTGGGAAGC is part of the Gammaproteobacteria bacterium genome and harbors:
- a CDS encoding acyl-phosphate glycerol 3-phosphate acyltransferase, which translates into the protein ERVEGEVEFKGPSACQGYYRNPAATARLRHGEWLRSGDRAYRAGGEVVITGRVKDLIIRGGHNIYPQELEEAVSTLPEVRAGGVAAFGSRDPARGTERLVLVVETRRRDPARREVLRRQVADAVARLAGSPPEIIVLAPPGSVLKTSSGKVRRDATRQRFEQGGLTSRVLPPWHQALRLAGAGLGPWVRRLGAAAGEWAYGTYAWLVFLPLALVAFTAAWSLPRLHWRQKVAALCATVLARLIGLPIAAEGRARLDGRGPAIVVVNHASYVDALVLLTVLPEGMRYVAKTELQQVPLVGSVLRRLGCLFVERFDPARSVTDAERMQQAVADGLSLVFFAEGTFGPAPGLRPFRMGAFLAAVRTGVPVLPVALCGTRAVLPAGRWLPRRRGVRVLVGELLPPRGADWAAAVALRDCARDVIQRECGEPLVEVV